One Oscillospiraceae bacterium genomic window, GCGGCTCAGACGGCCTGTTTCCGAAGGACTTGGCACGGGCGAATGAAGCATTGTCACTGTCACGTATGACATTTACGCATGCCATGGCGCGGGTGCTGTTGTTAGAGCAGATTTACCGTGCCTGTATGATTCGCATCGGAAAGAAGTATCATAAATAATGTAGAGGATGCCGCGCCTGCGCGGCTCCTACGAAACAAGGAGAATAAGCATGAAACATGAAAATATGGCGCTGCTCACCACTATGGACAACACAAACCTGGAAGTCGACTCACTCTGCGCGTTGCTCAACTCATGTGATATTGATACCTATGCCATGCCGGCTGATAACAATGGCATTACGCAAATCTTGCTCGGACAGTCGATGCAAAACCGTTTTGGCTTTGATGTCTACGTGTCAGCGGACAAGTTGCAAGAGGCAAAAGATATTCTCGCCGCGCCGCCGGTGTTTGAAGACGATGAGGAATAATGCATAGAGGCGGGTGCTTGGCCGCTTCCGCAGGCGAAAATAACAGGAGGTGCTTGTTGTACATGACATACCAAAAAAACTACCGCCATTGGCTAACCTCCCCCACTCTCACCGCCGATGAACGCGCTTATTTGCAAGGCTTGAATGATAAACAAATTGAAGCACTCTTTTTCGCGCCGTTGTCATTTGGCACGGCAGGGTTGCGCGGCGTGATGGACATTGGCCTGCACGCCATGAATGTGCACATCGTGCGCCATGCCACGCAGGCATTAGCCGATTTGGTGTTGCGGGAAAAAGAGGAGAGCCCGGTGGTTGTCATCGGTTATGACTGTCGTGAAAATAGTAAAGAATTCGCTCACGCCGCCGCGTCCGTGCTGGCCAACAACGGCATTGCCGTCAAGCTATTTTCCGAGCTTTGCCCCACGCCGCAAGTGTCGTTTGCCATTCGGCATTACGGTGCGATGGCCGGTATCAATATTACGGCATCGCACAATCCGCGTGAATATAACGGCTATAAAGTTTACTGGCGCGACGGCGCGCAATTGCCCACCGCCCACGCCGCGCAAATGGCTGATGTTATGGCAGGGCTGGATGTTTTGGAAAACTCGGCGCGTCATGTCGAGTGCCAAAATGCGGATTTACTCACAATACTGGGCCAAGAAACCGACAGATTGTTCCTGGACTGTGTGCTGGCACAGCGCAAGCGCGCAACACCGCCGGACAAGCAACTCAGCCTTCTCTACACACCATTCCACGGTGCCGGCTACCGCCTTGTACCGCAAGTTTTGCGCGAGGCGGGTTACACGCAAGTGCAACTTGTACCTGAGCAATCGATACCCGACGGTACGTTCCCGACCGTCAAATCGCCCAACCCTGAAAACATCGAAGGCTTTGCGCTGGCTATTGAGCAAGCCAAAGTGGAGGGCATTGACGTCATCATTGGGACCGACCCAGATGCCGATAGAGTCGGTGTAATTGTAAGAGAGGGTGAAAAATACAAAGCCCTGTCCGGAAATCAGATTGGCGTCATGCTGGCCGATTACTTAATAAAAAACACGTCCAAGGAAACCGAACAAATGCCTTGCGTCATTACAACCATCGTCAGTACGCGCATGATTGATGTCATCTGCAAAGCGCATGACGTGCCGCTATTCCGCACCTTTACCGGCTTTAAGTACATCGCCAGCGTGATGGAGCAGCACGCCGATACCCATAGTTTGTTGCTCGGGTTCGAAGAATCTTTTGGATATATGACAGGCGATTTCTGCCGCGATAAAGACGCCGTGACGGCGTCACTGCTCATTGTTGAAATGGCGCACTGGTATGCTGCGCAAGATATGACGCTGGCCGATGGCTTGGCGGCATTATACGCGCAATACGGCAATTATCGCGAAGAGACAGTTAATCTAGTCATGCCCGGCGTCGACGGCTTAACCAAAATGAGAGACTTGATGCACAACCTGCGCCGCAACCCGCCACAATGCATTGCCGCTGCGGCAGTTAAGGAAAAAATTGACTACAATAACGGCATCAATGGCCTGCCGCCCTCAAACGTATTACAATTCGAGCTAGCCGACGGCACGACAATCCTCGTGCGCCCCTCCGGCACTGAGCCAAAAGTCAAAGTATATATTCTGTCATCGCATCAAGAGATTGAAACATATGTAGTTTGGGCGAAACAATTAGCAGGATAAATATAAAAGACGGCAACTCGCCGTCTTTTTCTAACCACTTACCTAAAAACGCTTGCAATTTCACTGAAATTGCGCCATACTGCAATCACAGGAAGGAGGTCGCTCATTTGAGGTTTCGCATCGAATACATAGACTTGGCAGAAGATGAGGAAATTATTCTGCGCTGCCATAGTCTTGATGAAAACATTCGTCGTCACTGCCAAGCCATTGAGGCAATGCTCGACGAACGACCTGCCATCGTGTATACCAAAGGCGAGCAGGAGTTTTACCTGATTAGTCGTGACATCCTGTACTTCGAAACCCAGGGGGAAACAGTGTACGCCCATACGGCAAAGGATCTGTTCAAGGTTAATTATCGACTCTATCAGCTCGAAAGTATGCTGCCGCCGGAATTTCTGCGCATCAGCAAATCAACCATCGCCAATACGGCGCGGATATTATCGCTGACCAAAAGTGTATCATCAAACACTATCCAGTTTGCCGGTTCAAACAAAGAAGTCCATGTATCACGGTTCTATTTTAAGGAATTGAAGCAAAAACTAAGCCAAAGGAGAGGGTAACAATGAGAATGACTTTTGGCGCTTACCAAGAACTTGCCATGGTTAAGCAGCGTGCCATGCATGAGCACGAGCGACGGGATATGCGCCTGGCCATTCTGTTTCAAGGCATGGGCGGAACAATCAAGCCGCGCCGGCGAACAAAAAGGAGTGGGAAATATGAAAAGTAAACAGAATAATATCATACTGGGGTTAATCTTCCTCGCGACAGCTGCCGTAGTTATCTTGAATATCATCGGCATCGTCGAATTCGGATTTTGGACCATTATTCTTACCGTATTATTTGGTGGTGGCGTTATCTACCATACGGCATACCGCGAGTGGTTCGGCATGTTCTTCTGTTTAGGCGCGCTGACATGGGTATACCGCGATTTAATCTATGAGCATACCGGCATCGTGGTTCGCTTCTGGCCGCTGGTTGGCGTAGCGCTTTTGTTGGCAGTGGGGTTTCGCTTCCTGTTTGGTAAAGGGAAGGGCAAGCAAGGTATTTTTAGTAACTGGGACGTAAATGTTGATTTCAGCGACGACGATGACGTCATCATCGGCAATGTAGGGTCATCGAGCGATGAAAACGCCCCCGGCGAGCGTGTGTATTTTAAGGAAAGTTTCAGTGGCAGCACCAAGTTTGTTACGTCGGACAACTTGTCTTATGTTGGCATTATCAATAAATTTAGCGGCATAGAAGTGCATTTGGAGCAGGCAACGCTGGCGCCCGATGGCGCGACGGTTGCCATCGAAAACAAATTCGGCGGTGTAGAAATTTATGTGCCTCATGGCTGGAATATTGTTACTAAGGCAAACAGCTTTTGTGGCGGCTTGGAAACACCAAATCAGCCGTGGAAGGAAGGCGCACCGACACTGACAATTGTCGGGCGCAATCAATTCGGCGGTGTAGAGGTCAATATTGTGTAAGGGGTCATATCATGAAAAAACAAACCAACATCTTTTGGGGACTTATCGCTATCGCTGCCGCTGCATTAATCATTATCAACATTGTTGTACAGCCGCTGCCCATGAGCCCGCTCTCTATTGTCCTCACGGTCTTGTTAGGCGTCGGATTTATCTATAAAGCCATTCGCCGTGAATGGGGCAGTGCTTTCTTCTTCGCCGGTTGGTTGACATGGCTGTACCGCGAACCCATTTACAACGCAACGGATGTGCGTCTGAGCATCTGGACGATTTTTGGTGTCATGTTATTGTTGAGTATTGGGTTTAGGATGCTGTTCGGCAAGCGTAAACACACCTTTTTCGATATCGCCGGCGTTAACATAAGCTTTGATGCCGACGAAACAGGCGATAAAGATGAAATCATCATTGAGGCAGAAGAGGACTGAGAACGCCTGCCATTTCTTCACCAAAAATTCGCACGGCACGAATGGCCTCGCTCAAACAGTTGCCCGAACTGCCAACCTCAAGCAACAGTGAGCCTGTCGTGGCATGTTGATTAAATCGCCCGTTGCGCATCAAAATTGGGCGCATACTGTTCGGGACACGCGCCAATACTGCCTGTTGCAGCTGTGCGGCAAAAGCCAGATTTTCGCGCCAATGCGGAAATGGCTGCCCACTGCCGCTGCTGCCCATCACAAACATCATCTGCGCGTGATTTTCCCCATTATATTTTGTCACAGCACTATAAATTGTACCATCGTCGCGCATAATTGAATCCCGGTGAATGTCAATAACAATAGCTATGCTTGGATAGCGCTCAATATAGCTTTCGATGCTCTCTAATGCGCGGCTATATGCGCCGGCAAATGTTGGGAAATCATAGATCGTACGGTCGTGCAGTACGTTAAACCCGTGTGCCGTCAGCACTCGCGCCAATTCGTCGCCGATGCGCACAACATTAAAGTTCGCATCATCGGTACGCTCCACATCAGTCGGAACGTACCAATTTTGTTCATTGGGGAAAAATGCTTCGGTCGTATGTGTATGAATAAGCAAAACCTGCGGTTGATTGCGCTGCAAATTGAGGTTGAGCGGCGCATTGAGCAGCAGTTCGACGTCAATATCATAAGAAGTGCCATTGCGGACAAAGACATCGCCGTAAGTTACAAAACCGTTGGCGTTGGCCGGAATAAATGATCCTTCACGCACACGATAAGCCCGCCGATCGGGCTCAAACGGCGGAAAATCAAGCTGTGGCATAAGCACGGGGAAGACAGAGGGCGCAATACCATCCACAGCCGTTGCGGTATGCGCCGGGATCGGCACACTGCCTGTATCATTCGGCACATCAAGGTTCGCTGCCGGCGGTTGTCCGTCGTCTTCTACGTATACTGTATTAAAATTCAGCCATCGCCCCAACGCCGCCGACTGCCAAGCAATGGCATGTCGGGCTTCAAGGCGTGGTGGTGCAAAAAGTGCGCTCTGTGAGGCAATGGAGGCTTGAAAGAGACTTGTTCGCCGAGCTGGCGTATTGAGCGAAACGTTGCCAGTCAATAATATGTACAATATTGCTGTCAAGAAAGTCAGCACAGTTATGGGAAAAATGATTCGCTGTATATAAGGGTGGACACCGTTTGCTCGTTGTTTTGGTAGCGTGTAGGGTCGGTGAGGTTGCATACATGTTCTCCTTTGTTCTTGTAAGAGCGAACACAGTTCGCCCCTACGACTATATGCGCCTGTCCTCGCGGATATGCTTGTAGGGTGCATAACCTGGTCGCTCCGAGAGGGAAAGCGCATTGCGTGCTGCATGGCTGCGCCTTTATGGCTTCAAAGTTATTTAACGGTTGCCTGCGGCAGCGCTATGCCAAAAATCCCCTGACATCGGCTAACGTAAACTCTTTATGCAAGGCCAAACTAATACCATATCCCACCACCCGCGCCACTTCTTTAACCAATGCATCAATATCCTTGGGCGTGACGATTAAGCTGCCGCCGTAATCGTTAAGCGCCTGCGGGTCAACTTCCCCTTGTCCTGCTTCTTCAAGTAGATCGGCGGCCAGCGTTGCTGCATCAACAACAGTCGGAATGCCGACGGCAATAACCGGTACGCCCAGTGTCTGCGCATTCAATGCTGCCCGTGCATTGCCAACGCCCGAGCCGGGCACAATGCCGGTGTCGCAAATCTGCACCGTCCGGCAAAGTCGCGATAACTTACGGCTGGCCAGTGCGTCAACGACCAGCAGACAATCGGGATGCATGCTGTCAACAACGCCACGAATAACATCGGCACTCTCCATGCCCGTTGATGCCAATACGCCGGGACTTAACGCCGAAACCGGCCGCAGCGCCCCAAAATGTTCGGGATATTTCTGCACTAAGTGCCGTGTCACCACAGTACTTTCGACAGCAAGCGGCCCGACGGCGTCGGGCGTAATGTTCTTGTTGCCCAATCCAACAATCAGTACCGCCGTGGCATTGGAAGGAAGAAGCTGTGTGATGTGTTGCGCTGCGGCGTAGGTGCTGTTGTCAAAAGCCTGCGCATCATGCCTGCGCAGTGACGGTAGCTCAATGGTAACATACTGTCCGGCGGGCTTGCCCAACGCCCTTTCACCGCGCTCATCGAGAATACGAACGGTGTGAACATCACAATCAAAGGCGTGACTGTCCGAAATGTCAACACCTTCAAGCGCAGTTGATTGTTGCTCCTGCCATAGTTCGTGCGACTCAACGGCAAGATCGGTGCGGATTTGCGGCATAAAAAATCTCCTTTATACAAATTAGGGGTTGTACTTTGGTAGGCAGGCGTGATATAATAATACTGAAAGCGAGCGCATGAGTTTTGCCGTGAAAAATGCTGCGAACGCGCCGCCAATGAAGTTCAAATCTAAAAAGGAGGCTACTATGAAAGACGTAAAAGACTTGAAAGGTACAAAGACTGAAAAGAATTTGCACGAGGCGTTTGCCGGTGAGAGCATGGCGCGCAACAAGTACACCTATTATGCAAGCAAGGCCAAGAAAGAAGGCTATGAGCAAATTGCCGCCATCTTTACCGCGACGGCTGACAACGAGCGGGAGCACGCTAAAATTTGGTTCAAGCTGCTCGAAGGCGGCGAAATTGAGAGTACCGATAAAAACTTGGCGGCGGCCGCCGCGGGTGAGCGGTATGAGTGGACCGACATGTATAAAACATTCGCTGAAGAAGCCGCCGAAGAGGGCTTTGATAAGATTGCATCGCTGTTTACAATGGTGGCAAAAATTGAAGCCCAGCACGAAGCGCGATATAATAAATTGCTCGAACGCGTCAAAACCGGCGGTGTGTTTACCCGCGATAACGATATCTTATGGGTTTGCCGCAATTGCGGCCATTCGCACAAAGTCGATGTTGCGCCAGACATATGCCCCGTTTGTGCCCACCCCAAAGCATATTTTGAGGCGTACGCAGATAACTATTAAGAGTATTGAACATCGTAAGGGCGGGGCAACCCGCCCTTTTTCGCGCATCCCTTATAAAGAGGTTATTTGTGAAGCGTGTTTGCTCACCAAATAAGCTTTGGCGCGGCGTGCATCCTGCGGCGCGACATCAATTTTCATGGTAACTTCGGTGCTGTAAATGTCGTTAAAGATATAAGGAAACAATCCCGTCGGCCGTTGTGGTTGACGGGGCAAAACTTGCATGGCGTTGACCGCCACGCCTGTATCGCGCAAATTGCGCAGCGCCCACTCAGCAGTATCGGCATCCTCAAAATTGGCAATGATGACAGACATAGGGCTCTCCTTATCGCGGAGCGTTGTGCTCCATAACACAGTCTTTGCAAAATTTCGCCGATTATCCAAAAAAAATGCTTGACTTTACCAGCCTCACATGCTATACTTCTCTGTATCGCGTCAAACGGGTTACACAAGATGTAGCGGTGAACGGTGTTTGCCCGCATACACACCCTAAGAGCGGCTTGACAAAACATTCGAGAGGAAGAACACATGAAAGCAATCATTGAAACCGGCGGTAAGCAGTTTACCGTCAGCGAAGGCGACATCGTTTATGTCGAAACATTGGGGGCTGAAGAGGGCGAAACAGTCACGTTTGATCGAGTGCTTGCCATCATCGACGGTGACGGCATTACAGCAGGTGCACCGACGCTCAAAGGCTCAAAAGTAACGGGCAAACTCATCAAAAACGGCAAACAGCGCAAAGTCGTCGTCTATAAGATGAAGCGCCGGAAAGGCTATCGCCGCAAGCAAGGGCATCGCCAGCAGTATTCGAAAGTGCAAATCGAAACCATCGCACCGTGACAACGCTGACATTCAGCCTGCGTGGCGATGACATCATCGCCGTGTCCGTCGAGGGCCATGCGGGGTACGCCGAGTCGGGCGAAGACATTGTATGCGCCGGCATCAGTGCGTTAGTGCAGATGGTCGATTGCCAGCTGTATATGCTGGAAACCGATGCCGACATGTCAGTTGACGAAGAGACAGCGCGCATTATGATCAAAGTCGGCAATAAAGAAGCCATTACAAAAGCGCAATTGCCATTACACGCGCTGATGGTGGTCGCCAAATCGTGGCAAGAAGAATATACTGATTTTATTTCAGTTCAGGAGGTCAAATTACTATGATGAATATTAGTTTACAATTTTTCGCCCATAAGAAGGGCGTTGGCTCGACCAAAAACGGTCGTGACTCTGAATCTAAGCGCCTCGGCCCCAAGCGCGCCGACGGACAAATGGTACTGGCAGGCAATATCCTGGTGCGCCAACGCGGCACACGCATTCATCCGGGCAACAATGTAGGCATTGGGCGTGACGATACGCTGTTTGCCTTGACAAGTGGTCGTGTGCGCTTTGAGCGTATGGGACGTGACCGCAAGAAAGTCTCGGTTTACGCGGAATAAATTTTAACATAAATTTATCATGCAGAATGCAGAATTGGGATGCCGCCGTCTACGGGCGCGTAACTCTGCGTTCTGCATTTTACATTGACGCCATGTAGGAGATGCGCCTCTGTGCGCTTCGCCGATAAGCATATAATTGAGAGGTTACTCATGTTTATTGATAAGGTCAAAATTACAATCAAAGCAGGTCGAGGTGGCGATGGGTCGATCAGTTTTCGCCGTGAAAAATACGTTGCCGCCGGCGGCCCCGACGGCGGCGATGGCGGACGCGGCGGCAGTGTCTACGTTGAAGTTGACGGGCATCTCAGCACCTTACGTGACATCCATTACAAACGTCACTACGCTGCCGGCAACGGTGCGCCGGGTAGCGGCAAGAAGTTTTACGGCAAGGACGGTGACGATATTGTCATCCGCGTACCGCGTGGCACAGTTATTTACGATGCCGAGAGCCGGCTCGTTATCCAGGACATGAGCCTGTTGCCCGAAAATGAGAAATTTTTGCTCGCCAAAGGCGGGCGCGGCGGCTGGGGCAACAAAAAATTTGCCACACCGACACGGCAAGCGCCTCGCTTTGCCAAAGCCGGATTGCCTGGGCAGTCGTGCGAAGTCATTTTAGAACTGAAAATGCTGGCCGATGCCGGATTGGTCGGTTTCCCTAACGTGGGCAAATCAACACTGCTGTCAGTTGTGTCGGGGGCTAAGCCCAAGATTGCCAACTATCACTTCACAACGCTGACGCCGCACCTGGGTGTCGTTCATGTACGTGAAGAGCAAAGCTTTGTCCTCGCCGATATCCCCGGCCTTATCGAGGGTGCTGCTGACGGGCATGGTTTGGGGCATGACTTCTTGCGCCATGTTGACCGCTGCCGCCTATTGATACATGTCATCGACGTATCGGGCAGCGAAGGCCGCGATCCGTTGAAAGACTATCACGCTATCATGGCCGAACTTCAAGCCTTCAGCCCTGAATTGGCAGCGCGTCCGCAGTTGATTGCGGCAAATAAAATAGATTTGATCCCCGCCGCAGAAGGCGTGCACCCAGGCATTCCAAATGAGTTCATACAAGCCATGCAAGCCATGGGACACCAAGTCTTCCCCGTCAGTGCCGCCACGCAGCAAGGGGTGCGCGAACTCGTATCCGCTGCCATGGAAGCCCTTGGTGACCTACCCCCCATTGCTATGTATGAGTCGCAAACAGCGGTTGCCGGCGTGTCGCTCGGCACACCCGAAGACACCGAAATTGTCAAAGAGGGTGAAGATCTTTGGCTGCTCAGCGGCATCTGGTTGTCACATCTTTGCGCCAACGTCAATTTTGATGACTATGAATCGCGCATGTACTTTAACCGTACGCTGCAACGTTTCGGCATCTACGAGATGTTAGAAAAACAAGGCGTGCAAGAAGGCGATACGATAAGTGTGTATGATATTGAATTTGTGTATGAGATATAGTGCTGTCGCCGACTAATTCGGGGTCAATTCCGCAAGGAATTGCGCGGCAGTCACAATCGCGCTTGTGGCGTTGCCGATAGAAGTAAAAAGGGGGTTCCCGCAAAATTGCTTTGTGGGAGAAAACACCATGGCAGGACATTCTAAATGGAACAACATAAAGCACCGCAAAGGCAAATCTGATGCCCAACGGGCAAAGATCTTCACCAAGTTGTCGCGTGAAATTATCGTAGCTGTGCGCGAAGGCGGCGGCGACCCGTCCGCCAATGCCAAATTGCGTGATGTCATGGCCAAAGCCCGTGCCGCCAACGTGCCTAATGACAACATCAAGCGCGTCATCGATAAAGCTGCCGGCAATCAAAATAGTACCAACTACGAGTCGATTACGTATGAGGGCTATGGCCCGTGTGGCGTGGCCGTCATTGTTGAAACACTGACCGACAACCGCGTACGTACCGTTGCCGAAGTTCGCCACGCTTTCGACAAGTACGGCGGAAACATGGGTGCGGCCGGTTGTGTGGCATGGTCTTTTGACGCCAAGGGCATTCTCATTGTTGAGCGCGATGGCGTGGATGAAGAAGCACTCATGCTCGCGGTTCTTGACGCCGGCGCAGAAGACATCGAAACACTTGGCGAGGTTTATCAAATCACCACAACGCCCGAACGTTTCACTATTGTGCGCGACGCGTTGACTAACTATGCTTTTGTCAGTGCACAAATTGAAAAAGTACCGCAAACTACGGCAAATATCGACGACGAAAAAGATAAAGCCAAAATGCAAAAATTGCTCGACGCACTGGAAGACAATGACGACGTGCAAGATGTATGGCATAATTGGGCTGTGTAGGAATGATCACTCCCACAATAACAAATATTTTCGCCCCAAGGAGGTGACCCAACCATGCAAGATGAAACGCTTGCCCAGGCGACAGTCGCCTGCGAAACTGAAATCATAAAAAAAGCTCGTGCCGACATGAACGTCGATGGCGTGTATCAAGACTATGAGCTGATCTTGACACACGAAACATTGACCGTCGTGACATATGAAATACAAGAACAGACTCGCATCTTCGCCGGCTTTCCCGGCACGAAGTTGCTTCCTCCGCCGCCAAAAGTCGTGCAGTCGGTCGATGAATACGCGGTCAGCGATATCAGTGAACCGGTGATAGGAGATTTGGTCAGCGGCGGTGTGATTTCTGTTGAAATCAACGGCCAGGCCAAGGCTTTGTGTGCCACAACAAACCTATACAAAGCCGAGTGTGCAAAACTTATCGCAGTGCTTGAAAAGTTGTGTAAAAGCGAAGACTTGCCCGAAGAAGAAAAAGAAGACGAACGCGTCTGCCCGCGTTGCGGCACAGTCTATCCCGAGGAGGGACGCGCCGTCTGCATGCATTGCATAAACCGTGGTACGCTGTTTATTCGTACGTTGCGCTATTTTATGCCATACAAGAAACAATTTATTCCGCTGTTTATCTGCATTTTGGGTGTTGCGGCGCTGAGTATTGTATGGCCGTATTTGTCTGGTCAAGTGCTGTACGATCAAGTGTTGCGCGGTGGTGGCCTGCCGTGGATAGACATTTCCAGCCCCTATACGCAGTTGCTCATTCTGGCATTGTCGATGGTGGCCGTACGCGTTGTGCAGCAATTGTTCGGCATCATTCAAGGTCGCATTATCGCAAAAATCGTGCCCTATGTTGTGCGCAGCATCAAAGAAAAGACTTTCGCCGCACTTGAAAAGCTGTCGATTTCATTCTTCGCCAAGCGCCAAACCGGTGCACTCATGACCCGCGTACTCGAAGATGCAGAACAAGTAGCCGGATTTTTTATCGACGGTTTGCCTTTCTTATTTGTCAACACCATGACGATACTGGCATCCATCGGTATCATGCTGGCCATCAACTGGAAAATGGCGATTGCCACCATCGTTGCTATGCCGCTGATGTTGCTGATACACTTGTGGTTGGGTCCTGCCTTTTGGAACATGGTGGGGCGGCGGCATCGTGCCCGCCGGCGCATGGTCAGCCAAGTCAACGACAATATCACCGGCGCGCGTGTCGTCAAAGCTTTTGGCCAGCAGTCCAAAGAAATGGGGCGTTTTGACAGAACCAACCGCCGCGTGCGTGACTCTGAAATGTCATTGGTTAAAGTCGACTCACTTTACACCGCGCTCTACTTTGCCTGTCATACATTGATACAATTGACCGTTTGGATTGTCGGCTCAATTCTCGTGCTCAACAACGAGCCTGGTTTCTCATTCGGCACGCTCATCACGTTCATCAATTACACCGCGCTGTTGATAGGTCCCATCGAATTTTTCAGCTTCGTTGTGCGTTGGTGGGCCAATTCCATGAACT contains:
- a CDS encoding ABC transporter ATP-binding protein/permease; this encodes MQDETLAQATVACETEIIKKARADMNVDGVYQDYELILTHETLTVVTYEIQEQTRIFAGFPGTKLLPPPPKVVQSVDEYAVSDISEPVIGDLVSGGVISVEINGQAKALCATTNLYKAECAKLIAVLEKLCKSEDLPEEEKEDERVCPRCGTVYPEEGRAVCMHCINRGTLFIRTLRYFMPYKKQFIPLFICILGVAALSIVWPYLSGQVLYDQVLRGGGLPWIDISSPYTQLLILALSMVAVRVVQQLFGIIQGRIIAKIVPYVVRSIKEKTFAALEKLSISFFAKRQTGALMTRVLEDAEQVAGFFIDGLPFLFVNTMTILASIGIMLAINWKMAIATIVAMPLMLLIHLWLGPAFWNMVGRRHRARRRMVSQVNDNITGARVVKAFGQQSKEMGRFDRTNRRVRDSEMSLVKVDSLYTALYFACHTLIQLTVWIVGSILVLNNEPGFSFGTLITFINYTALLIGPIEFFSFVVRWWANSMNSSSRIFEIIDHQPDVVEPLDPTPLPHMAGAIKLKNVTFGYDAHKNVLKDISLDIPAGHMLGVVGKSGAGKSTLVNLISRLYDVTDGEISIDGINIKQLSFADLRRQVAMVSQETYIFMGTIAENIAYGCPDVSRDDIVKAAMAASAHDFISKCPDGYDTLVGAGYRDLSGGERQRVSIARAILTNPRILILDEATAAMDTETEGKIQAALDELIVGRTTISIAHRLSTLRNADSLIVVEDGKIVEQGTHMELIKQKGAYFTLVQLQGKALAMRGIGGGAPE